One region of Zingiber officinale cultivar Zhangliang chromosome 7B, Zo_v1.1, whole genome shotgun sequence genomic DNA includes:
- the LOC122003988 gene encoding protein ELF4-LIKE 3-like codes for MEGESFSGIGNGGQLESNKVLQGLQKSFVQAQSILDQNRLLINEINQNHESGAAGNLGRNVGLIRELNDNIRRVADVYADLSASFVKSAEASSEGESSRAAGRPGHKRNRPLQG; via the coding sequence ATGGAGGGAGAGAGCTTCTCGGGGATCGGCAATGGCGGGCAATTGGAGAGCAATAAGGTGCTGCAAGGCCTCCAGAAGAGCTTCGTGCAGGCGCAGAGCATACTGGACCAGAACAGGTTGCTGATCAACGAGATCAACCAGAACCACGAGTCCGGGGCCGCCGGCAACCTGGGCCGCAACGTGGGGCTCATCCGGGAGCTCAACGACAACATCCGCCGCGTCGCCGACGTCTACGCTGACCTGTCCGCGTCGTTCGTGAAGTCGGCGGAGGCCTCGTCGGAGGGCGAGTCCTCCCGCGCCGCCGGCCGGCCAGGGCACAAGAGGAACAGGCCGTTGCAGGGCTGA